The following is a genomic window from Candidatus Neomarinimicrobiota bacterium.
CTGAAATCCTCATCAGGTGATTTTTCCCACTGCACCAACATTTTTTTCAGGTTGTACTGAATCCTTTTAACATCAAGAGCTGTCGGTGGCGGATCAGGGGTGTTGGTCATTCCCTGGCCCAGTGTTGTCTGATCAAAAATGTTTCGAGTGGAGATCCAAAACCAGTTCTCCCGAGTAGGGTCGAAATCATCGAGAATATGGTTGGTAACTGTTGGATCGTCATAGGTAGCAACCGTCGTTTTGATACCAGCCTCAGAAATTGCGGCAAGGAGCGTATATCGAAAAAAGTTCTCGCCATTGCTGGGTATCCACTCCATAGTCATCGTGTCATAGTTGTAGGTGACAGATTGTAAGTCAGCGGGAACTGGTGGCAGATAAATATCGGATCGGAGTACCGGCCCTGGAGATTCAAAGCCGAGAGTATCGATAACAACAACACGATAATAATTGTGTTGCAACGGATCCATGGTCCTATCAGTAAAGGTGGTTATTGTCCTATTTCTGGAGGTAGTGATCACTTGGGCATCAGCCATATCCGGATCATCTGACCTCTCGATGCGGTAGGAGGCAAAATCACTATCTGTGGCTGAAGCCCAGTTAATAGTGTATCGGCCGTTCATAAACGCGGTGCTGTCCACGGACTTAGGCTCCGGATATGACTGGCGGTTGTCCACGATAACGATAATTGTGTCGCTCTGGCCGCGGTTACCGTCTATATCCACGGCGTAGGCCACCAGGTTGTGGGCGGAGACGCCGCCGTGATCAACACTGTTCCATCGGAAAGTGAAAGGTTCGGAGTCATCGGGAAGGCCGATTGAGTCGCCATCAACCCACAGCTCTACAAAAGTGACGGAGTCATTATCAGTAGCAGTAACAGTAACAGCAACTGCTTCAGCCACAGTATCGGCAGGAACTGGAGTATCGATGGACACTTCCGGTGTGCTGTCGCAGCCGAAAACCACTAATAGAAGAGCGAGAAAAAACCCGTGCTTATCCTGTCTCATCACACTTAACTGTTATAATACTAGCGAACTCCTCTTTCCCTCTTCTGTTTCTGAACCATCTTTTCCACGTCTTTCCGCAACTGTCTGGCATCATAAATGATGCCGTCCTTCACGGTATAGAGGACACCGCCGACACGCTCGGCTCTGCCGGTCTTATCGTTGAGGCGAACAGCGCCGGTACCATAGAGCACTTTCAAGTTCTGGACGGGGTTCTCACCAATAATGGCAAGGTCGGCCAGCATGCCAGCGCGGACGACGCCGAACTGTATCTTCTCTCCCTTGGGGTCAAAGATGGCCTGGGCACCATGCATGGTGGCGCCACGGAAAATTTCCAGCGGATGGAAACCCGCCTCTTGCAGAAGCTCCATCTCCTCAATGGTAGAGAAACCGTAAAGATTGTAGATGTAACCGGCGTCGGAGCTGACAGTGACCCGGCCTCCTATATTTTTGTAATCATTGAGAAATGACATCCAGACGCGGTAGAAGTTCTTCCACGCTACCTCGTCCCAAGTGGTCCAATCGTAATAGTAGGAGCCGTGATAGACCCTGCTGGGCTGATAGAATTCCCACTGGGATGGTAGAGTGTATTTCTCGTGCCAGTCGGCATTACGGGCCCGCATGACGTCCCGGCTGGCAAGATAAGCGGTCATGGTGGGATCAAGTATGAAGTCAAGCTCCTTGAATTCCTTCAACAGGGCGTTCCACTCATCGCTCCCCCGCTCGTGGATCATGTTCCACTGCCGTGCCACCTGACCGAAGCGGTCCTGTTCATCGGTATAGTTCATATCAACAGGCCATGGCTGGACGTCGTGATTTTTGTAGAGTGCTTCAAAAAGGCCGTAGTAATGTGTCATAGCGCCAAGTCCGAGTCGAGCAGCATTGATTGCATTCATCTGTGCCACACCGGTCTGTGCCAAGTGAGCGGTGGAACCCAGTTTCTGTTTCTTTGCTTCGTCTAGAAGTGCCTCCATGATGTCCGGACGGAAGGCGCCCAGTTTCAGTCCGTCCACCCCTTT
Proteins encoded in this region:
- a CDS encoding amidohydrolase, whose protein sequence is MTINKRNLCHTIILFAIILFTFPVVGQHTSPKQVTKLLGQGPNPAPDRRSDEGEGPFERLIIRGGTLIDGTGGPPRGPVDIVIENNKIVRVAGVGTPFVAIDKERRPKDATYELDAEGMYILPGFVDLHIHSGNQFKAPDAEYTYKLWLAHGITTVRGVALGPMEWTFGERDRSAKNEIVAPRIYIYERPGNGEDWKDGPINDPETARKWVRYAARKGVDGLKLGAFRPDIMEALLDEAKKQKLGSTAHLAQTGVAQMNAINAARLGLGAMTHYYGLFEALYKNHDVQPWPVDMNYTDEQDRFGQVARQWNMIHERGSDEWNALLKEFKELDFILDPTMTAYLASRDVMRARNADWHEKYTLPSQWEFYQPSRVYHGSYYYDWTTWDEVAWKNFYRVWMSFLNDYKNIGGRVTVSSDAGYIYNLYGFSTIEEMELLQEAGFHPLEIFRGATMHGAQAIFDPKGEKIQFGVVRAGMLADLAIIGENPVQNLKVLYGTGAVRLNDKTGRAERVGGVLYTVKDGIIYDARQLRKDVEKMVQKQKRERGVR